The sequence ACTATCAACATGGAAAATTATGTATAGAGAATGGGAAAAATATTCTATGTGAAAAAGCTTTTACAGTGAATGAAGAGCAAGCTAGAGAGTTATTTAGATTAGCTAAGGAGAAAAATATATTTATAACAGAGGCAATCTGGACAAGATATATGCCATCAAGAGAGATAATAAATGGAATTATAAAATCTGGAGAGTTAGGAGAGGTGCATACTATTCAAGCTAATCTAGGTTATCCTATAAAAAATGTAGAGAGAATGAGAAAGCCAGAGCTAGCTGGTGGAGCATTATTAGATTTAGGAGTTTATCCAATTAACTTTTCTATGATGGTATTTGGAGATGAGGTAAAGGATATTCAAGCTCATGCTGTATTTTCTCCAGAGGGAATAGATTTTACAGATAGTATTACTCTTTTCTGGGAAGGTGGAAAGATGGCAACACTACATGCTACAATGCTTACAGCCACAGATAGAATGGGATATATCTATGGAGAAGAGGGGTATTTAGCTATTACAAATATAAATAATCCTGAAAAAATAGAGCAATTTGATAAGGAACATAGATTAGTAAAAACTTATGAGATACCAAAACAGGTAAGTGGATATGAGTATGAGGTAATAGCATCTTATGAAGCTATAAAAAATGGTAAGTTAGAGTGTGAAGAGATGCCA comes from Fusobacterium necrogenes and encodes:
- a CDS encoding Gfo/Idh/MocA family protein: MKVAILGAGYIGGIMAQTIKGMAHEDIELYAVGARNIKRAEEFAKKYSIKKAYGSYEELVKDKKIDLVYIATPHSHHYQHGKLCIENGKNILCEKAFTVNEEQARELFRLAKEKNIFITEAIWTRYMPSREIINGIIKSGELGEVHTIQANLGYPIKNVERMRKPELAGGALLDLGVYPINFSMMVFGDEVKDIQAHAVFSPEGIDFTDSITLFWEGGKMATLHATMLTATDRMGYIYGEEGYLAITNINNPEKIEQFDKEHRLVKTYEIPKQVSGYEYEVIASYEAIKNGKLECEEMPHEITLKVMNVMDSIRKQWGMKFPCESL